A single window of Rhodamnia argentea isolate NSW1041297 chromosome 5, ASM2092103v1, whole genome shotgun sequence DNA harbors:
- the LOC125315170 gene encoding disease resistance protein At4g27190-like isoform X2, with the protein MSTDSAVSIAWDVLKWVVIPIKRQFGYVMSSKRYARDLQKEVGKLAYEAERIQNAVREAGDNLRHVYSHVSGWQGTAEKSLKESGDLVGDFEKASKTCCYGTLPDPNFRYQFSRKAKDKIKVIQDLARKGSEFKELNDISSRAPAPGIVTAPTRARREGKEVVQLTTATASASSASTSIRDDGVFKSRAQMIRDIMDALANDSNSVVGVYGMGGVGKSTLLVDAERRIREEKSFDLVAKADVSENPDIKRIQGEIAHALGLSDIKDEDIVSVRAELLRTRLEKEEREKKKVLIILDNLWKGLDLRSVGIPCGHDNKVIGCKLLLTSRNRDVLRREMGCDRDFLLGELQEEEAKELFEKIVGNKVHVDEFKPLADEALHKCAGVPFLILAIAKRFKDAGFSEWKDTLKRIEMSKDKGINDVINKMLQLSYDDLEEEVKLTLRLCVVYGVSEPSLENLVRYGVGLGLYAEYGSIEEARNRLSSIIRTLQASSLLLENGDGGGFKIHDLVREFVASVASRDQPLLVLKDKDKFVIELSKDKVKTCRAICFPYIDMEELPEDLDCPELQMFLLFTNNKSLNVPDSLFKSMRKLMVLSLTGIHLIRSPSSFQSLVILHTLCLHRCTLDDVAILGELKELRILSFMSSEIRRLPKEIGQLVELRLLDLSYCFPLGIIEPGVLGSLINLEELYMEHSFHQWNAVEQTTPTNACPIELNRMEKLRTLHMRFGDPNVLPEDLNLEKLTKYEIRIAYWRWLPKYKGSRTLVLDLDEKSDVLRKGCIQSILGKTDNLILCGLAEIEQSICTLSRKGFPKLKHLKVEDSPSTHFILHSTSHTNFNTLESLILVNLINLEKICYGHISSKSFSALKVVRVVGCHKMEVLFPLSVARELPQLEEVKVVDCRTVQGIVEADDFTKCELPMLRVLKLRKLPNIKNFFTTETAPSSSTSGDPTGTQIAFFNGQQVAFPRLGTLEITGLDNLRYMLSPSMVKSLAQLRELSISNCVKMETIVTEEEGWGIEASETLAFPKLTDLHLRRLESLTCFSRQKCSREARSRDRAKSCSRALFNREVPD; encoded by the exons atgtCGACCGATTCTGCCGTCTCTATTGCATGGGATGTCTTGAAGTGGGTAGTTATTCCCATCAAGCGTCAATTCGGTTACGTGATGTCCTCCAAGAGATACGCCCGGGATCTTCAGAAGGAAGTGGGGAAGCTGGCGTACGAGGCTGAGAGGATCCAGAATGCCGTGCGAGAGGCCGGAGACAATCTTCGGCATGTCTACAGTCACGTCAGTGGGTGGCAGGGAACTGCCGAGAAGAGCTTGAAGGAGTCGGGAGACCTGGTGGGAGACTTCGAAAAGGCGAGCAAGACTTGCTGCTACGGGACTCTTCCTGACCCCAATTTtcgctatcagttcagcaggaaggccaaggacaagatcaaagtcattcaggACCTCGCTCGAAAAGGCAGTGAATTCAAGGAATTGAACGACATCTCCTCCAGAGCTCCAGCTCCGGGAATTGTCACTGCTCCGACTCGGGCCAGGAGAGAGGGCAAAGAAGTCGTCCAGTTGACCACTGCCACGGCCTCTGCTTCTTCTGCCTCTACGTCGATTAGGGACGATGGTGTCTTCAAATCCAGAGCTCAGATGATAAGGGACATCATGGACGCTCTTGCCAATGACAGCAACAGCGTGGTCGGGGTTTACGGGATGGGCGGGGTtggcaagtccacccttttggTGGATGCCGAAAGGAGAATAAGGGAAGAAAAGTCGTTCGACCTGgtcgctaaggccgacgtgtcagaaaatccagacatcaagaggattcaaggagagatcgCGCATGCGTTGGGCCTTAGTGACATAAAGGACGAAGATATTGTCAGCGTGCGAGCGGAGCTTCTGCGCACAAGGTTGGaaaaggaggagagggagaaaaagaaggtgctcataatactggacaactTGTGGAAGGGGCTGGACTTGAGATCAGTcggcattccttgcggacaTGACAACAAAGTCATAGGATGCAAGTTGCTGTTGACGTCGAGAAATCGAGATGTTTTGCGAAGGGAAATGGGCTGCGACAGGGACTTCCTCCTTGGTGAGctgcaggaggaggaggcaaaagaattgttcGAGAAGATCGTGGGGAACAAAGTTCACGTTGACGAGTTCAAACCCTTGGCGGATGAAGCGCTCCACAAATGCGCAGGTGTGCCTTTCCTAATTCTCGCAATTGCAAAACGGTTTAAAGATGCTGGTTTTTCTGAATGGAAGGACACTTTGAAAAGAATCGAGATGTCTAAAGATAAAGGAATCAATGATGTGATAAATAAGATGTTGCAACTGAGTTATGATGATTTAGAAGAGGAGGTGAAGTTAACTCTACGGCTCTGTGTTGTTTATGGCGTGTCCGAGCCCTCTCTGGAAAATTTGGTGCGGTACGGCGTGGGTTTGGGGTTATACGCAGAATATGGTAGCATAGAGGAAGCTAGAAATAGGTTGAGCTCAATAATACGCACTCTTCAAGCATCCTCCCTTTTGTTGGAGAATGGAGACGGCGGTGGTTTCAAGATACATGACCTAGTTCGTGAGTTTGTTGCCTCCGTCGCTTCACGAGATCAACCTCTTCTCGTATTGAAAGATAAAGATAAGTTCGTAATAGAGTTGTCAAAGGACAAGGTCAAGACTTGTAGGGCGATATGCTTTCCCTACATAGATATGGAGGAGCTTCCCGAAGACTTAGATTGCCCCGAATTGCAGATGTTTTTGTTGTTCACAAACAATAAATCTCTTAACGTTCCGGATTCATTATTTAAGTCTATGAGGAAACTCATGGTCTTAAGTCTTACTGGGATACATCTCATTCGTTCGCCTTCGTCGTTTCAGTCGCTGGTGATCTTGCACACTTTGTGTCTTCATCGTTGTACGTTAGACGATGTAGCCATTCTGGGCGAGCTAAAAGAGTTACGAATTCTTAGCTTTATGAGCTCCGAAATTCGGCGATTGCCGAAAGAAATTGGGCAACTGGTAGAGCTGAGGTTGTTAGACTTAAGCTATTGTTTTCCGCTTGGGATAATTGAGCCGGGTGTGCTTGGAAGCTTGATCAATTTAGAGGAGTTGTATATGGAGCATAGCTTTCATCAATGGAATGCCGTGGAGCAAACTACACCAACTAATGCCTGTCCGATTGAATTGAATCGCATGGAGAAACTCCGCACTTTGCACATGCGGTTTGGCGATCCGAACGTGCTCCCAGAGGATCTAAACCTCGAGAAATTGACCAAGTATGAAATCCGAATAGCATATTGGCGGTGGTTGCCCAAGTACAAAGGATCGAGGACATTGGTGCTCGATTTGGATGAAAAAAGTGATGTTCTTCGAAAAGGATGCATACAAAGCATATTAGGGAAAACTGACAATTTGATTTTGTGTGGGTTGGCAGAAATTGAGCAAAGTATTTGCACGTTATCCAGAAAAGGTTTCCCAAAATTAAAGCATCTAAAGGTCGAGGATAGCCCCTCCACCCATTTCATCCTTCATTCCACATCccatacaaattttaatacgtTGGAGTCGTTAATTCTCGTGAATCTCATCAACTTGGAGAAAATATGCTATGGACATATCTCCTCTAAGTCCTTCAGTGCATTGAAAGTAGTACGGGTTGTAGGGTGCCACAAGATGGAAGTTCTATTTCCTCTTTCAGTGGCGAGAGAACTTCCACAGCTAGAAGAGGTTAAAGTTGTCGATTGCAGGACAGTGCAGGGGATTGTAGAAGCTGATGATTTTACCAAATGTGAGTTGCCTATGTTGCGTGTGTTGAAATTGCGTAAGTTGCCAAATATCAAGAACTTTTTCACTACCGAGACAGCTCCTTCGAGTAGCACATCAGGCGACCCAACAGGCACTCAAATTGCATTCTTCAACGGGCAACAG GTTGCCTTTCCGAGATTAGGGACATTAGAAATCACCGGCTTGGATAACCTCAGATATATGTTGTCcccatccatggttaaatctcTCGCACAACTGAGAGAATTAAGCATAAGCAATTGCGTGAAGATGGAGACGATCgttacggaggaagaaggatggGGAATAGAAGCATCAGAAACTCTGGCATTCCCGAAATTAACTGATTTACACCTACGACGTTTGGAAAGTTTGACGTGCTTCTCTCGTCaaaagt GTTCACGAGAAGCTCGAAGTCGGGACCGCGCCAAATCATGCTCCCGTGCACTCTTCAATCGAGAGGTACCTGATTAA
- the LOC125315170 gene encoding disease resistance protein At4g27190-like isoform X1 has product MSTDSAVSIAWDVLKWVVIPIKRQFGYVMSSKRYARDLQKEVGKLAYEAERIQNAVREAGDNLRHVYSHVSGWQGTAEKSLKESGDLVGDFEKASKTCCYGTLPDPNFRYQFSRKAKDKIKVIQDLARKGSEFKELNDISSRAPAPGIVTAPTRARREGKEVVQLTTATASASSASTSIRDDGVFKSRAQMIRDIMDALANDSNSVVGVYGMGGVGKSTLLVDAERRIREEKSFDLVAKADVSENPDIKRIQGEIAHALGLSDIKDEDIVSVRAELLRTRLEKEEREKKKVLIILDNLWKGLDLRSVGIPCGHDNKVIGCKLLLTSRNRDVLRREMGCDRDFLLGELQEEEAKELFEKIVGNKVHVDEFKPLADEALHKCAGVPFLILAIAKRFKDAGFSEWKDTLKRIEMSKDKGINDVINKMLQLSYDDLEEEVKLTLRLCVVYGVSEPSLENLVRYGVGLGLYAEYGSIEEARNRLSSIIRTLQASSLLLENGDGGGFKIHDLVREFVASVASRDQPLLVLKDKDKFVIELSKDKVKTCRAICFPYIDMEELPEDLDCPELQMFLLFTNNKSLNVPDSLFKSMRKLMVLSLTGIHLIRSPSSFQSLVILHTLCLHRCTLDDVAILGELKELRILSFMSSEIRRLPKEIGQLVELRLLDLSYCFPLGIIEPGVLGSLINLEELYMEHSFHQWNAVEQTTPTNACPIELNRMEKLRTLHMRFGDPNVLPEDLNLEKLTKYEIRIAYWRWLPKYKGSRTLVLDLDEKSDVLRKGCIQSILGKTDNLILCGLAEIEQSICTLSRKGFPKLKHLKVEDSPSTHFILHSTSHTNFNTLESLILVNLINLEKICYGHISSKSFSALKVVRVVGCHKMEVLFPLSVARELPQLEEVKVVDCRTVQGIVEADDFTKCELPMLRVLKLRKLPNIKNFFTTETAPSSSTSGDPTGTQIAFFNGQQVHEKLEVGTAPNHAPVHSSIERYLINVMSEY; this is encoded by the exons atgtCGACCGATTCTGCCGTCTCTATTGCATGGGATGTCTTGAAGTGGGTAGTTATTCCCATCAAGCGTCAATTCGGTTACGTGATGTCCTCCAAGAGATACGCCCGGGATCTTCAGAAGGAAGTGGGGAAGCTGGCGTACGAGGCTGAGAGGATCCAGAATGCCGTGCGAGAGGCCGGAGACAATCTTCGGCATGTCTACAGTCACGTCAGTGGGTGGCAGGGAACTGCCGAGAAGAGCTTGAAGGAGTCGGGAGACCTGGTGGGAGACTTCGAAAAGGCGAGCAAGACTTGCTGCTACGGGACTCTTCCTGACCCCAATTTtcgctatcagttcagcaggaaggccaaggacaagatcaaagtcattcaggACCTCGCTCGAAAAGGCAGTGAATTCAAGGAATTGAACGACATCTCCTCCAGAGCTCCAGCTCCGGGAATTGTCACTGCTCCGACTCGGGCCAGGAGAGAGGGCAAAGAAGTCGTCCAGTTGACCACTGCCACGGCCTCTGCTTCTTCTGCCTCTACGTCGATTAGGGACGATGGTGTCTTCAAATCCAGAGCTCAGATGATAAGGGACATCATGGACGCTCTTGCCAATGACAGCAACAGCGTGGTCGGGGTTTACGGGATGGGCGGGGTtggcaagtccacccttttggTGGATGCCGAAAGGAGAATAAGGGAAGAAAAGTCGTTCGACCTGgtcgctaaggccgacgtgtcagaaaatccagacatcaagaggattcaaggagagatcgCGCATGCGTTGGGCCTTAGTGACATAAAGGACGAAGATATTGTCAGCGTGCGAGCGGAGCTTCTGCGCACAAGGTTGGaaaaggaggagagggagaaaaagaaggtgctcataatactggacaactTGTGGAAGGGGCTGGACTTGAGATCAGTcggcattccttgcggacaTGACAACAAAGTCATAGGATGCAAGTTGCTGTTGACGTCGAGAAATCGAGATGTTTTGCGAAGGGAAATGGGCTGCGACAGGGACTTCCTCCTTGGTGAGctgcaggaggaggaggcaaaagaattgttcGAGAAGATCGTGGGGAACAAAGTTCACGTTGACGAGTTCAAACCCTTGGCGGATGAAGCGCTCCACAAATGCGCAGGTGTGCCTTTCCTAATTCTCGCAATTGCAAAACGGTTTAAAGATGCTGGTTTTTCTGAATGGAAGGACACTTTGAAAAGAATCGAGATGTCTAAAGATAAAGGAATCAATGATGTGATAAATAAGATGTTGCAACTGAGTTATGATGATTTAGAAGAGGAGGTGAAGTTAACTCTACGGCTCTGTGTTGTTTATGGCGTGTCCGAGCCCTCTCTGGAAAATTTGGTGCGGTACGGCGTGGGTTTGGGGTTATACGCAGAATATGGTAGCATAGAGGAAGCTAGAAATAGGTTGAGCTCAATAATACGCACTCTTCAAGCATCCTCCCTTTTGTTGGAGAATGGAGACGGCGGTGGTTTCAAGATACATGACCTAGTTCGTGAGTTTGTTGCCTCCGTCGCTTCACGAGATCAACCTCTTCTCGTATTGAAAGATAAAGATAAGTTCGTAATAGAGTTGTCAAAGGACAAGGTCAAGACTTGTAGGGCGATATGCTTTCCCTACATAGATATGGAGGAGCTTCCCGAAGACTTAGATTGCCCCGAATTGCAGATGTTTTTGTTGTTCACAAACAATAAATCTCTTAACGTTCCGGATTCATTATTTAAGTCTATGAGGAAACTCATGGTCTTAAGTCTTACTGGGATACATCTCATTCGTTCGCCTTCGTCGTTTCAGTCGCTGGTGATCTTGCACACTTTGTGTCTTCATCGTTGTACGTTAGACGATGTAGCCATTCTGGGCGAGCTAAAAGAGTTACGAATTCTTAGCTTTATGAGCTCCGAAATTCGGCGATTGCCGAAAGAAATTGGGCAACTGGTAGAGCTGAGGTTGTTAGACTTAAGCTATTGTTTTCCGCTTGGGATAATTGAGCCGGGTGTGCTTGGAAGCTTGATCAATTTAGAGGAGTTGTATATGGAGCATAGCTTTCATCAATGGAATGCCGTGGAGCAAACTACACCAACTAATGCCTGTCCGATTGAATTGAATCGCATGGAGAAACTCCGCACTTTGCACATGCGGTTTGGCGATCCGAACGTGCTCCCAGAGGATCTAAACCTCGAGAAATTGACCAAGTATGAAATCCGAATAGCATATTGGCGGTGGTTGCCCAAGTACAAAGGATCGAGGACATTGGTGCTCGATTTGGATGAAAAAAGTGATGTTCTTCGAAAAGGATGCATACAAAGCATATTAGGGAAAACTGACAATTTGATTTTGTGTGGGTTGGCAGAAATTGAGCAAAGTATTTGCACGTTATCCAGAAAAGGTTTCCCAAAATTAAAGCATCTAAAGGTCGAGGATAGCCCCTCCACCCATTTCATCCTTCATTCCACATCccatacaaattttaatacgtTGGAGTCGTTAATTCTCGTGAATCTCATCAACTTGGAGAAAATATGCTATGGACATATCTCCTCTAAGTCCTTCAGTGCATTGAAAGTAGTACGGGTTGTAGGGTGCCACAAGATGGAAGTTCTATTTCCTCTTTCAGTGGCGAGAGAACTTCCACAGCTAGAAGAGGTTAAAGTTGTCGATTGCAGGACAGTGCAGGGGATTGTAGAAGCTGATGATTTTACCAAATGTGAGTTGCCTATGTTGCGTGTGTTGAAATTGCGTAAGTTGCCAAATATCAAGAACTTTTTCACTACCGAGACAGCTCCTTCGAGTAGCACATCAGGCGACCCAACAGGCACTCAAATTGCATTCTTCAACGGGCAACAG GTTCACGAGAAGCTCGAAGTCGGGACCGCGCCAAATCATGCTCCCGTGCACTCTTCAATCGAGAGGTACCTGATTAACGTTATGTCAGAATATTAA
- the LOC115733819 gene encoding beta-ureidopropionase-like isoform X2 yields MMIASTDFELVLIRKAKAASRRIVVVKSWNEIHKNDVEVSRLLIGLNCGRILEAVPLADSAKALSSECNFDVQAFRFTADKELLREPRVVRVGIIQNSIVLPTTASFVDQKRAIHQKVKPMIDAAGASGVNILCLQEAWMMPFAFCTREKRWCEFAEPVDEESTRFLQDLAKKYNMVIVNPILERDVNHGETIWNTAVIIGNHGSIIGKHRKNHIPRVGDFNESTYYMEGNTGHPVFETAFGKIAVNICYGRHHPLNWLAFGLNGAEIVFNPSATVGELSEPMWPIEARNAAIANSYFVGSINRVGTETFPNPFTSGDGKPQHIDFGHFYGSSHFSAPDASCTPSLSRHRDGLLISDMDLNLCRQLKDKWGFRMTSRYNLYADLLAQYLKPDFEPQVISDPLLHKKSS; encoded by the exons ATGATGATAGCATCTACAGATTTCGAATTGGTGCTAATCAGGAAAGCAAAGGCTGCATCGAGAAGGATTGTTGTAGTAAAATCTTGGAatgaaatacacaaaaatgatgTG GAAGTCAGTCGTTTACTTATTGGATTGAATTGTGGAAGAATTCTTGAAGCTGTTCCTCTGGCAGATTCTGCAAAAGCTCTCTCATCTGAATGTAATTTTGACGTACAG gCATTTCGCTTTACGGCAGACAAGGAGTTATTAAGAGAACCACGAGTTGTCAGAGTTGGGATTATCCAAAACTCTATAGTTCTTCCCACAACTGCTTCCTTTGTGGATCAAAAGAGGGCTATCCATCAGAAAGTAAAACCAATGATAGATGCTGCAGGTGCTTCCGGAGTGAACATATTATGCTTGCAG gaaGCATGGATGATGCCATTTGCCTTTTGTACAAGAGAGAAGAGGTGGTGTGAATTCGCTGAGCCTGTTGATGAAGAATCAACAAGGTTTCTTCAGGATCTAGCAAAAAAGTATAACATGGTCATTGTTAATCCTATCCTTGAGAGGGATGTGAACCATGGGGAGACTATCTGGAATACTGCTGTTATTATAGGCAATCATGGCAGTATTATAGGCAAGCATCGAAAG AACCACATCCCCAGGGTTGGAGACTTCAATGAAAGTACCTACTATATGGAAGGAAATACTGGGCATCCTGTGTTTGAGACTGCTTTTGGAAAGATCGCTGTCAATATTTGTTATGGGAGACACCATCCTTTGAATTGGTTAGCATTTGGCTTGAATGGTGCAGAGATTGTGTTCAACCCTTCCGCAACCGTTGGCGAACTTAGCGAGCCAATGTGGCCGATTGAG GCCCGAAATGCTGCCATTGCCAACAGTTATTTTGTTGGATCAATTAATCGGGTAGGAACAGAAACATTTCCCAATCCGTTCACATCAGGCGACGGGAAGCCACAGCACATAGATTTCGGGCACTTCTATGGATCCAGTCATTTTTCAGCTCCAGATGCTTCGTGCACGCCATCACTATCCCGTCACAGAGATGGATTGCTGATCTCGGACATGGATCTCAACCTCTGCAGGCAGCTGAAAGACAAGTGGGGATTCAGAATGACTTCTCGGTACAACCTCTACGCTGATTTGCTCGCTCAGTATCTGAAGCCGGACTTCGAACCCCAGGTCATATCCGATCCCTTGCTGCATAAGAAGTCCTCTTAA
- the LOC115733819 gene encoding beta-ureidopropionase-like isoform X1: METTRNGQAKEEAAAARDGSICGYESLDRLLCDSLSPQVFQEVSRLLIGLNCGRILEAVPLADSAKALSSECNFDVQAFRFTADKELLREPRVVRVGIIQNSIVLPTTASFVDQKRAIHQKVKPMIDAAGASGVNILCLQEAWMMPFAFCTREKRWCEFAEPVDEESTRFLQDLAKKYNMVIVNPILERDVNHGETIWNTAVIIGNHGSIIGKHRKNHIPRVGDFNESTYYMEGNTGHPVFETAFGKIAVNICYGRHHPLNWLAFGLNGAEIVFNPSATVGELSEPMWPIEARNAAIANSYFVGSINRVGTETFPNPFTSGDGKPQHIDFGHFYGSSHFSAPDASCTPSLSRHRDGLLISDMDLNLCRQLKDKWGFRMTSRYNLYADLLAQYLKPDFEPQVISDPLLHKKSS, from the exons ATGGAGACGACGCGGAACGGACAAGCCAAAGAGGAGGCCGCAGCCGCTCGCGACGGCTCGATTTGCGGCTACGAGTCGCTCGATCGCCTCCTCTGCGACAGTCTCAGCCCCCAAGTCTTTCAG GAAGTCAGTCGTTTACTTATTGGATTGAATTGTGGAAGAATTCTTGAAGCTGTTCCTCTGGCAGATTCTGCAAAAGCTCTCTCATCTGAATGTAATTTTGACGTACAG gCATTTCGCTTTACGGCAGACAAGGAGTTATTAAGAGAACCACGAGTTGTCAGAGTTGGGATTATCCAAAACTCTATAGTTCTTCCCACAACTGCTTCCTTTGTGGATCAAAAGAGGGCTATCCATCAGAAAGTAAAACCAATGATAGATGCTGCAGGTGCTTCCGGAGTGAACATATTATGCTTGCAG gaaGCATGGATGATGCCATTTGCCTTTTGTACAAGAGAGAAGAGGTGGTGTGAATTCGCTGAGCCTGTTGATGAAGAATCAACAAGGTTTCTTCAGGATCTAGCAAAAAAGTATAACATGGTCATTGTTAATCCTATCCTTGAGAGGGATGTGAACCATGGGGAGACTATCTGGAATACTGCTGTTATTATAGGCAATCATGGCAGTATTATAGGCAAGCATCGAAAG AACCACATCCCCAGGGTTGGAGACTTCAATGAAAGTACCTACTATATGGAAGGAAATACTGGGCATCCTGTGTTTGAGACTGCTTTTGGAAAGATCGCTGTCAATATTTGTTATGGGAGACACCATCCTTTGAATTGGTTAGCATTTGGCTTGAATGGTGCAGAGATTGTGTTCAACCCTTCCGCAACCGTTGGCGAACTTAGCGAGCCAATGTGGCCGATTGAG GCCCGAAATGCTGCCATTGCCAACAGTTATTTTGTTGGATCAATTAATCGGGTAGGAACAGAAACATTTCCCAATCCGTTCACATCAGGCGACGGGAAGCCACAGCACATAGATTTCGGGCACTTCTATGGATCCAGTCATTTTTCAGCTCCAGATGCTTCGTGCACGCCATCACTATCCCGTCACAGAGATGGATTGCTGATCTCGGACATGGATCTCAACCTCTGCAGGCAGCTGAAAGACAAGTGGGGATTCAGAATGACTTCTCGGTACAACCTCTACGCTGATTTGCTCGCTCAGTATCTGAAGCCGGACTTCGAACCCCAGGTCATATCCGATCCCTTGCTGCATAAGAAGTCCTCTTAA